A window of the Besnoitia besnoiti strain Bb-Ger1 chromosome VI, whole genome shotgun sequence genome harbors these coding sequences:
- a CDS encoding hypothetical protein (encoded by transcript BESB_064510) — MHRAIVEGNRVCYERRVELERKLHEERLKAVKPVVRPTPPCHTPRCGRNLKYETLNHERFQEIDRENKMLLDKLCKIMVRPPCIATLAESRGPSSLNWKNRKDEEERIACNNKFTHQKIAEAKPLYTLEDWQKHTAFYARRFRNVCEYPAVLGMKEIPGQLRPGSANVTSRPDFTRGKPRLLRNFSAYRIPITPRCRRPPKPVPESPPPAKSRKKSPVSSHSPRASRTYLHSNDREYSRSLPEAAKSKRHT; from the coding sequence ATGCATCGCGCAATCGTTGAAGGCAACCGGGTGTGTTACGAACGCCGTGTGGAACTGGAGCGCAAACTGCACGAGGAACGACTGAAAGCCGTCAAGCCCGTTGTAAGGCCCACTCCTCCCTGTCACACTCCTCGATGTGGCCGCAACCTCAAATATGAGACTCTCAACCACGAGCGGTTCCAGGAGATCGATCGAGAGAACAAAATGCTTCTCGACAAACTGTGCAAAATAATGGTACGGCCGCCCTGCATCGCAACTCTCGCAGAGTCAAGGGGTCCTTCTAGCTTAAACTGGAAAAACCggaaagacgaagaagagcgcaTCGCCTGCAACAATAAATTTACCCATCAAAAAATTGCTGAAGCAAAGCCCTTGTACACCTTGGAGGACTGGCAGAAGCACACGGCTTTTTACGCAAGGAGGTTCCGAAATGTTTGTGAATACCCTGCAGTCCTGGGTATGAAGGAGATACCGGGACAGCTCAGGCCTGGATCAGCAAACGTCACGTCGAGGCCAGATTTCACAAGAGGAAAGCCGAGGCTCCTGCGTAACTTCAGTGCGTACCGGATTCCAATAAcacctcgctgccgccgtccgccCAAGCCCGTGCCCGAATCACCACCGCCCGCCAAAAGCAGGAAAAAATCTCCGGTTAGCAGCCACTCTCCGAGAGCAAGCCGCACATATCTCCACTCAAATGACAGAGAGTACTCGCGGTCGCTCCCAGAGGCGGCAAAATCTAAGCGGCACACGTAA